A genomic window from Mycobacteriales bacterium includes:
- a CDS encoding S-(hydroxymethyl)mycothiol dehydrogenase — MATEVRGVVSRGKGEPVTVETVLVPDPGPGEAVVDVLACGVCHTDLHYREGGISDDYPFLLGHESAGTVSAIGEGVTGLAVGDYVILNWRAVCGVCRACARGRPWYCFNTHNATQKMRLTDGTVLSPALGIGSLAEKTLVAAGQCTKVDPEAPARVAGLLGCGVMAGIGAAINTGGITRGDTVAVIGCGGVGAAAIAGAVLAGASTIVAVDVDARKLGTARHLGATHAVNSREEDPVEAIRAATGGFGADVVIDAVGRPETYQQAFHARDLAGTVVLVGVPTPDMRLEMPLLDFFSHGGALKSSWYGDCLPSRDFPMLIDLYQQGKLDLDRFVSATITIDEVEDAFAAMHRGDVLRSVVLF; from the coding sequence GTGGCGACAGAGGTGCGGGGCGTGGTGTCCCGGGGCAAGGGCGAGCCGGTGACGGTGGAGACCGTGCTGGTTCCGGATCCCGGCCCGGGCGAGGCCGTCGTCGACGTGCTGGCCTGCGGTGTCTGCCACACCGACCTGCACTATCGCGAGGGCGGGATCTCCGACGACTACCCGTTCCTGCTCGGCCACGAGTCGGCCGGGACGGTCTCCGCGATCGGCGAGGGCGTCACCGGCCTCGCCGTGGGGGACTACGTGATCCTCAACTGGCGCGCGGTCTGCGGCGTCTGCCGGGCCTGCGCCCGCGGCCGCCCGTGGTATTGCTTCAACACCCACAACGCCACCCAGAAGATGAGGCTGACCGACGGCACCGTGCTCAGCCCGGCGCTCGGCATCGGCTCGCTGGCGGAGAAGACGCTGGTCGCGGCCGGTCAGTGCACCAAGGTCGACCCGGAGGCACCGGCCCGGGTGGCCGGCCTGCTCGGCTGCGGCGTGATGGCGGGCATCGGCGCCGCGATCAACACCGGCGGGATCACCCGCGGCGACACGGTCGCGGTGATCGGCTGCGGCGGCGTCGGCGCGGCGGCGATCGCCGGGGCCGTGCTGGCCGGCGCGAGCACGATCGTCGCCGTCGACGTGGACGCCCGCAAGCTCGGGACGGCCCGCCATCTCGGCGCGACGCACGCGGTCAACTCCCGCGAGGAGGACCCGGTCGAGGCGATCCGCGCGGCCACCGGAGGCTTCGGCGCGGACGTGGTGATCGACGCGGTCGGGCGGCCGGAGACGTACCAGCAGGCCTTCCATGCCCGGGACCTGGCCGGCACCGTGGTGCTGGTCGGCGTACCGACGCCGGACATGCGGCTGGAGATGCCGCTGCTGGACTTCTTCAGCCACGGCGGCGCCCTCAAGTCGTCCTGGTACGGCGACTGCCTGCCCTCGCGCGACTTCCCGATGCTCATCGACCTCTACCAGCAGGGGAAGCTCGACCTGGACCGGTTCGTGTCGGCGACCATCACGATCGACGAGGTGGAGGACGCGTTCGCCGCGATGCACCGTGGCGACGTGCTGCGGTCGGTCGTCCTCTTCTGA
- a CDS encoding FUSC family protein, producing MRTVGVAFVPLAGTVGTLAALNAVGFGEPGLLVLGGALCLTQARHAHRRSALPAALARLPLVVLATAGLGLVFAHSTVAADLLYLVVFAGARMAWRLGPAWATVGRALLLPLVALFIAPQVELARRPLVGIIQVAVACVVATLWTTLVPRLWPENPPSVAPLATAARHAARRPRAVRAVHAAGLALDGRLPPDATEARLAVLAVEHAAEQGRDVEEPLTEARAALATLPPYEPVQEVQPDSAVRAQVRTRLSLQGTTAVALAFLVGQQLFGHHWPWTVITVLTVSLRATSRGEVAVTATERLLGALAGTVVATAVGAVAMPAPLPGTVLILAVLGAGIALRPYGYAWWAAAMTASLSLLYGLLGEPFGLHLLGERLLAILVGGACAVLPAALLAPVKTRAAVRRRVGATLRLLGAGLREGPTVQNTRAADRALDLLRLRSRPLRLTARLRPTAEDRWARTLLGCGPALHTALLDPAAGTRARLGATVRTVAADVKAP from the coding sequence ATGCGTACCGTCGGGGTGGCGTTCGTTCCGCTGGCCGGGACCGTGGGCACGCTGGCCGCGCTGAACGCGGTCGGCTTCGGCGAGCCCGGCCTGCTCGTGCTGGGCGGCGCGCTCTGCCTGACCCAGGCCCGGCACGCGCACCGCCGGTCCGCGCTGCCGGCCGCGCTGGCCCGGCTGCCGCTGGTGGTGCTGGCCACGGCCGGGCTCGGCCTGGTCTTCGCCCACTCGACCGTCGCCGCGGACCTGCTCTACCTGGTCGTGTTCGCCGGTGCGCGGATGGCCTGGCGGCTCGGGCCGGCCTGGGCCACGGTCGGCCGGGCGCTGCTGCTGCCGCTGGTCGCGTTGTTCATCGCGCCGCAGGTCGAGCTGGCCCGGCGGCCGCTGGTCGGCATCATCCAGGTCGCCGTCGCCTGCGTGGTCGCCACCCTCTGGACCACCCTCGTCCCACGCCTCTGGCCCGAGAACCCGCCGTCCGTCGCCCCACTCGCCACCGCCGCCCGCCACGCCGCAAGGAGGCCCCGCGCGGTCCGGGCCGTGCACGCGGCCGGGCTCGCGCTCGACGGCCGGCTTCCGCCGGACGCGACCGAGGCCCGGCTGGCCGTGCTCGCCGTCGAGCACGCCGCCGAGCAGGGCCGCGACGTCGAGGAGCCGCTGACCGAGGCCCGCGCCGCGCTCGCCACGCTCCCGCCGTACGAGCCGGTGCAGGAGGTGCAGCCGGACAGCGCGGTCCGGGCCCAGGTCCGGACCCGGCTGTCGCTGCAGGGCACGACCGCCGTCGCGCTCGCCTTCCTGGTCGGGCAGCAGCTGTTCGGCCACCACTGGCCCTGGACGGTGATCACCGTGCTCACGGTCAGCCTGCGGGCCACGTCCCGGGGCGAGGTCGCGGTCACCGCGACCGAACGCCTGCTCGGCGCGCTCGCCGGCACGGTCGTGGCGACCGCGGTCGGCGCGGTCGCGATGCCGGCCCCGCTGCCCGGGACGGTGCTGATCCTGGCCGTGCTCGGCGCCGGGATCGCCCTGCGCCCGTACGGCTATGCCTGGTGGGCCGCCGCCATGACCGCCTCCCTCAGCCTCCTGTACGGCCTGCTCGGCGAGCCGTTCGGCCTGCACCTGCTGGGCGAGCGGCTGCTGGCGATCCTGGTCGGCGGCGCCTGCGCGGTGCTGCCGGCGGCCCTGCTGGCGCCGGTGAAGACGCGGGCCGCGGTCCGCCGCCGGGTCGGCGCGACCCTGCGGCTGCTCGGCGCCGGCCTGCGCGAGGGCCCGACCGTGCAGAACACCCGGGCCGCCGACCGGGCCCTGGACCTGCTGCGACTGCGGTCGAGGCCGCTGCGGCTGACCGCCCGGCTGCGGCCGACCGCCGAGGACCGCTGGGCCCGTACGCTGCTGGGCTGCGGACCGGCCCTGCACACCGCGCTGCTCGACCCGGCGGCCGGAACCAGGGCCCGACTCGGCGCCACGGTCCGTACGGTGGCGGCCGACGTGAAGGCACCCTGA
- a CDS encoding UDP-galactose-lipid carrier transferase, translating into MGGRLDDLDLTLRLGRSEEAERLAAAQTRLVWLRLSLGGQLGTAPRLGPPLCIVFEGWDAAGKGGCIRRLVAPLDPRHVRVASFAAPTYDEKRHHFLWRFWPTLPGWGGMAVLDRSWYGRVLVERVEGFASEHQWRRAYQEICEFERTLVDDGTILIKFWLHLSEEEQLRRFERRQTDPLKQWKLTDEDWRNRDKRGAYEAAVEEMLNRTDTPYAPWALVEGDNKRWARVKVVETAIRAIEDGLRSRGVEVPPQPPELDPKLHV; encoded by the coding sequence GTGGGCGGACGGCTGGACGACCTGGACCTGACGCTGCGACTCGGCCGGTCCGAGGAGGCGGAACGACTGGCCGCCGCCCAGACCCGGCTGGTCTGGCTGCGCCTCTCGCTCGGCGGCCAGCTCGGCACCGCGCCCCGGCTCGGCCCGCCGCTGTGCATCGTGTTCGAGGGCTGGGACGCCGCCGGCAAGGGCGGCTGCATCCGCCGGCTGGTCGCCCCGCTGGACCCGCGGCACGTCCGCGTCGCCTCCTTCGCCGCCCCCACGTACGACGAGAAGCGGCACCACTTCCTCTGGCGGTTCTGGCCGACGCTGCCGGGCTGGGGCGGCATGGCCGTGCTGGACCGGTCCTGGTACGGGCGGGTGCTGGTGGAGCGGGTCGAGGGCTTCGCCTCCGAGCACCAGTGGCGGCGGGCGTACCAGGAGATCTGCGAGTTCGAGCGGACCCTGGTCGACGACGGCACGATCCTGATCAAGTTCTGGCTGCACCTGTCCGAGGAGGAGCAGCTGCGCCGGTTCGAGCGGCGGCAGACCGACCCGCTCAAGCAGTGGAAGCTGACCGACGAGGACTGGCGCAACCGGGACAAGCGCGGGGCGTACGAGGCCGCGGTCGAGGAGATGCTGAACCGGACCGACACGCCGTACGCGCCCTGGGCGCTGGTGGAGGGCGACAACAAGCGCTGGGCCCGGGTCAAGGTGGTCGAGACCGCGATCCGCGCGATCGAGGACGGGCTGCGCTCCCGCGGTGTCGAGGTGCCGCCGCAGCCCCCGGAGCTGGATCCGAAGCTGCACGTCTGA
- a CDS encoding patatin-like phospholipase family protein has translation MVGKVAFVLGGGGLLGAHEVGMLRALLEAGIVPDLVVGTSVGAINGVVVAEDPSAAAARRLADLWLDLDSSDLFGGSVFGRLSTLARTRTSLHTDRPLRDALTSHLTARTFEELSVPFQCVAANVERAAEHWFHRGPLIDAVIASCAVPGLLPPAEVDGQTYLDGGLVHSIPVGRAVALGATTLYVLQVGRIEQPLTAPQRPWEVGLVAFEVARRHRFASDMAALPTGVSVHVLPTGAPEKTPDLRSQLRYRDRSAIGRRIDSAYAATRSYLSG, from the coding sequence GTGGTCGGGAAGGTCGCGTTCGTGCTCGGCGGCGGCGGGCTGCTGGGCGCGCACGAGGTCGGCATGCTGCGCGCGCTGCTGGAGGCCGGCATCGTGCCGGACCTGGTCGTCGGCACGTCCGTCGGCGCGATCAACGGCGTCGTGGTGGCCGAGGACCCGTCCGCCGCCGCGGCCCGGCGGCTGGCCGACCTCTGGCTCGACCTCGACTCCAGCGACCTGTTCGGCGGCTCGGTGTTCGGCCGGCTGTCCACCCTGGCCCGGACCCGGACGTCCCTGCACACCGACCGGCCGCTGCGGGACGCGCTCACCTCGCACCTGACCGCCCGGACGTTCGAGGAGCTGAGCGTCCCGTTCCAGTGCGTGGCGGCGAACGTGGAGCGGGCGGCCGAGCACTGGTTCCACCGCGGGCCGCTGATCGACGCGGTGATCGCGTCCTGCGCGGTGCCCGGGCTGCTCCCGCCGGCGGAGGTGGACGGGCAGACGTACCTGGACGGCGGGCTGGTGCACAGCATCCCGGTCGGCCGGGCCGTGGCCCTCGGCGCCACCACCCTGTACGTGCTGCAGGTCGGCCGGATCGAGCAGCCGCTCACGGCCCCGCAGCGTCCCTGGGAGGTCGGCCTGGTCGCCTTCGAGGTCGCCCGCCGGCACCGGTTCGCATCCGACATGGCCGCGCTGCCGACCGGGGTGAGCGTGCACGTGCTGCCGACCGGGGCGCCGGAGAAGACGCCCGACCTGCGCAGCCAGCTGCGCTACCGGGACCGGTCCGCGATCGGCCGCCGGATCGACAGCGCGTACGCGGCGACCCGCTCCTACCTGTCCGGCTGA
- a CDS encoding Rieske 2Fe-2S domain-containing protein has product MDEQWIPVARSADVTTVPRPVDVAGRPYVAVRLSDDAPAGLVAPLCPHRLVPLAAATVDGGRLRCAYHGWEFDAAGACVVLPSLGEEANIPPRAHLSAAPRSREADGRLWACVSDLPADGAGPDGLRNTDPRLRRTWHPVALSTEVGPDPYEATVVGQAFSLRRGPELVAEPAPAGLTERWGMVWLAPEPPLTEVFDEPDAEDEAYVGAWLPPARTTVNAGFVADNFLDVAHFPFVHIGTFGADSDRVVEPAEVVTEPAGFRSVQEQWFDNPEDPGVVAGIRPLRQRRRATYVYRAPFQLLLRLEELDAGSVKTILFLILPEADDSTRIYTKMLLHNIGGELRPGPEAVDREVAFEEAVLAEDLALQAVVTVGGLPLDLRTELHVRADRLGVALRRELTRFLTTAAG; this is encoded by the coding sequence GTGGACGAGCAGTGGATCCCGGTCGCGCGCTCCGCCGATGTCACGACGGTGCCCCGGCCGGTCGACGTGGCCGGCCGCCCGTACGTGGCGGTCCGGCTCAGCGACGACGCCCCGGCCGGCCTGGTCGCGCCGCTCTGCCCGCACCGGCTGGTGCCGCTGGCAGCGGCCACTGTGGACGGTGGCCGGCTGCGGTGTGCCTACCACGGCTGGGAGTTCGACGCCGCCGGCGCCTGCGTGGTGCTGCCGTCGCTGGGCGAGGAGGCGAACATCCCGCCGCGGGCGCACCTGTCCGCGGCGCCGCGCTCCCGCGAGGCCGACGGCCGGCTCTGGGCCTGCGTCAGCGACCTGCCGGCCGACGGCGCCGGGCCGGACGGCCTGCGCAACACCGACCCGCGGCTGCGCCGGACCTGGCACCCGGTGGCGCTGTCCACCGAGGTCGGCCCGGACCCGTACGAGGCGACGGTCGTGGGGCAGGCCTTCTCGCTGCGCCGCGGTCCCGAGCTGGTCGCGGAACCCGCGCCGGCCGGGCTGACCGAGCGCTGGGGCATGGTCTGGCTGGCGCCGGAGCCGCCGCTGACCGAGGTCTTCGACGAGCCCGACGCGGAGGACGAGGCGTACGTCGGGGCCTGGCTGCCGCCGGCCCGGACGACCGTGAACGCCGGCTTCGTCGCGGACAACTTCCTCGACGTGGCGCACTTCCCGTTCGTCCACATCGGAACGTTCGGCGCCGACTCCGACCGGGTGGTCGAGCCGGCCGAGGTCGTCACCGAGCCGGCCGGCTTCCGCAGCGTGCAGGAGCAGTGGTTCGACAACCCGGAGGACCCGGGGGTGGTGGCCGGGATCCGGCCGCTGCGCCAGCGCCGCCGGGCCACGTACGTCTACCGGGCCCCGTTCCAGCTGCTGCTGCGGCTGGAGGAGCTCGACGCCGGGTCGGTGAAGACGATCCTGTTCCTGATCCTGCCGGAGGCCGACGACAGCACCCGCATCTACACCAAGATGCTGCTGCACAACATCGGCGGCGAGCTGCGGCCGGGACCGGAGGCGGTCGATCGCGAGGTCGCCTTCGAGGAGGCGGTGCTGGCCGAGGACCTGGCCCTGCAGGCGGTCGTCACGGTCGGCGGCCTGCCGCTGGACCTGCGCACCGAGCTCCACGTCCGCGCCGACCGCCTCGGCGTGGCCCTCCGCCGCGAACTGACCCGCTTCCTCACGACCGCCGCGGGGTAG
- a CDS encoding 1-acyl-sn-glycerol-3-phosphate acyltransferase — protein MSRPLPPPLVRRVLTVPLALAALPVLVATLPIWVLTGAVTSPFLPGKWRGLRLLWFGIVWFACEWAALGALGWMWLRSGFGRKLAEERWQQAHYRLLGWILDRIYRTARWTFRLRVVGSGDGRPIRRDRPQLVLCRHAGPGDSVLLVRELVTLAHLRPRIVLKDALQLDPTVDLLLNRLPNRFITPHPDVADDVTAAIATLAADAGPGDAVVIFPEGGNFSERRRSRAIERLRGMGHADEAAKAERMHNLMAPRPGGTLAAMAAAPEADVLLVAHEGLEDLSSVADLWRGLPMDDVVEVKWWHVQSDDLPRAEPVDTQVDWLFDWWSRLDTWITDQRPTPG, from the coding sequence GTGAGCCGGCCGCTCCCGCCGCCGCTGGTCCGGCGCGTCCTCACCGTCCCGCTCGCCCTCGCCGCGCTGCCGGTGCTGGTCGCGACGCTGCCGATCTGGGTGCTGACCGGCGCGGTGACCTCGCCGTTCCTGCCGGGGAAGTGGCGCGGCCTGCGGCTGCTCTGGTTCGGCATCGTCTGGTTCGCCTGCGAGTGGGCTGCACTCGGGGCGCTCGGCTGGATGTGGCTGCGGTCCGGCTTCGGCCGGAAGCTCGCCGAGGAGCGCTGGCAGCAGGCCCACTACCGGCTGCTCGGCTGGATCCTGGACCGGATCTACCGCACCGCGCGCTGGACGTTCCGGCTGCGGGTGGTCGGCTCGGGCGACGGGCGGCCGATCCGCCGCGACCGGCCCCAGCTCGTGCTCTGCCGGCACGCGGGCCCGGGGGACTCGGTGCTGCTGGTCCGGGAGCTCGTCACGCTGGCCCACCTGCGGCCCCGGATCGTGCTCAAGGACGCGCTGCAGCTGGACCCGACCGTGGACCTGCTGCTCAACCGGCTCCCGAACCGCTTCATCACCCCGCACCCGGACGTCGCCGACGACGTCACCGCGGCGATCGCGACGCTCGCGGCCGACGCCGGCCCGGGCGACGCGGTGGTGATCTTCCCGGAGGGTGGCAACTTCTCCGAGCGGCGCCGGTCCCGCGCGATCGAGCGGCTGCGCGGCATGGGGCACGCGGACGAGGCGGCCAAGGCCGAGCGGATGCACAACCTGATGGCGCCCAGGCCCGGCGGGACGCTGGCCGCGATGGCGGCCGCCCCGGAGGCGGACGTGCTGCTGGTCGCGCACGAGGGGCTGGAGGACCTGTCCTCGGTCGCCGACCTCTGGCGCGGGCTGCCGATGGACGACGTCGTCGAGGTCAAGTGGTGGCACGTCCAGTCGGACGACCTACCGCGCGCCGAGCCCGTCGACACCCAGGTCGACTGGCTCTTCGACTGGTGGAGCCGCCTCGACACCTGGATCACCGACCAACGCCCCACCCCCGGCTGA
- a CDS encoding glutamate-cysteine ligase family protein — translation MGRDVAATQFSREDRTRYRQKVRRCLDTFERMLAQSQFDFEKPLTGVEIELNLVDENGDPALRNAEVLDAVSHADFQTELGQFNIEINVQPRSLAGDSVTELEQSIRDTLNHAEDKANPTGSRMVMVGILPTLTEQQLQESSLSANPRYALLNEQIFAARGEDLEITIDGVQRLSTTADTIAPEAACTSVQFHLQVSPANFPRYWNAAQAIAGVQVALGANSPFFLGKELWRETRIPLFEQATDTRSAELEAQGVRPRVWFGERWINSIFDLFEENVRYFPALLPLVEDEDPAAVLERGDVPKLSELMLHNGTIYRWNRPVYDVVRGKPHLRVENRVLPAGPTVADILANGAFYYGVVRALADDDRPLWSRMSFAAAEENFHTCARYGLDAQVYWPGAGQVPVTELVLRRLLPMAAEGLDRWEVDPAVRDRLLGIIEQRCLTGRNGASWQAATFHRLYDETSLDRQDVLRRMTQEYIDNMHSNQPVHTWK, via the coding sequence ATGGGCAGGGACGTCGCCGCGACGCAGTTCAGTCGCGAGGACCGGACGCGCTACCGGCAGAAGGTCCGGCGCTGTCTGGACACCTTCGAGCGGATGCTGGCGCAGTCCCAGTTCGACTTCGAGAAGCCGCTGACCGGCGTCGAGATCGAGCTCAACCTGGTCGACGAGAACGGCGACCCGGCGCTGCGCAACGCCGAGGTGCTCGACGCGGTCAGCCACGCCGACTTCCAGACCGAGCTCGGCCAGTTCAACATCGAGATCAACGTCCAGCCGCGGTCGCTGGCCGGCGACTCGGTCACCGAGCTCGAGCAGAGCATCCGGGACACCCTCAACCACGCCGAGGACAAGGCCAACCCGACCGGCAGCCGGATGGTGATGGTCGGCATCCTGCCCACCCTCACCGAGCAGCAGCTGCAGGAGAGCAGCCTGTCGGCCAACCCGCGGTACGCGTTGCTCAACGAGCAGATCTTCGCCGCCCGCGGTGAGGACCTGGAGATCACCATCGACGGCGTGCAGCGGCTGTCCACCACCGCGGACACGATCGCGCCCGAGGCCGCCTGCACCAGCGTCCAGTTCCACCTGCAGGTGAGCCCGGCCAACTTCCCGCGCTACTGGAACGCGGCCCAGGCCATCGCCGGCGTCCAGGTCGCGCTCGGCGCGAACTCGCCGTTCTTCCTGGGCAAGGAGCTCTGGCGGGAGACCCGCATCCCGCTGTTCGAGCAGGCCACCGACACCCGCAGCGCCGAGCTGGAAGCCCAGGGCGTCCGCCCCCGGGTCTGGTTCGGCGAGCGCTGGATCAACTCGATCTTCGACCTGTTCGAGGAGAACGTGCGCTACTTCCCGGCGCTGCTCCCGCTGGTCGAGGACGAGGACCCGGCGGCGGTGCTGGAGCGCGGCGACGTGCCGAAGCTGTCCGAGCTGATGCTGCACAACGGCACGATCTACCGCTGGAACCGCCCCGTGTACGACGTGGTCCGGGGCAAGCCGCACCTGCGGGTGGAGAACCGGGTGCTGCCGGCCGGCCCGACCGTGGCCGACATCCTGGCCAACGGCGCCTTCTACTACGGCGTCGTCCGGGCGCTGGCCGACGACGACCGTCCACTGTGGAGCCGGATGTCGTTCGCCGCGGCCGAGGAGAACTTCCACACCTGCGCCCGGTACGGCCTGGACGCGCAGGTCTACTGGCCCGGCGCCGGCCAGGTGCCGGTGACCGAGCTGGTGCTGCGCCGGCTGCTGCCGATGGCGGCGGAGGGCCTGGACCGGTGGGAGGTCGACCCGGCCGTCCGGGACCGGCTGCTGGGCATCATCGAGCAGCGCTGCCTGACCGGCCGGAACGGCGCGTCCTGGCAGGCCGCCACCTTCCACCGGTTGTACGACGAGACCAGCCTGGACCGGCAGGACGTGCTGCGCCGGATGACCCAGGAGTACATCGACAACATGCACTCCAACCAGCCCGTCCACACCTGGAAGTAG
- a CDS encoding MarR family transcriptional regulator, with amino-acid sequence MDPIAEAAALRDGVLRLSRRLQGERSTSGLSLTKISMLGHLVRRGPQSPGELAAADRLQPQSVTRVLAELERDGLVQRYADPADRRTRRLRITVSGRAALGADMRQRDEWLAGALARELSPAERAVLAEAGDLLARLGDSPPASADP; translated from the coding sequence GTGGACCCGATCGCCGAGGCCGCCGCGCTGCGGGACGGGGTGCTGCGGCTGTCCCGCCGCCTGCAGGGCGAGCGGTCCACCTCCGGGCTCAGCCTGACCAAGATCAGCATGCTCGGGCACCTGGTCCGGCGCGGGCCGCAGTCCCCGGGCGAGCTGGCCGCCGCCGACCGGCTGCAGCCGCAGTCGGTGACCCGGGTGCTGGCCGAGCTGGAACGCGACGGCCTGGTCCAGCGGTACGCCGACCCGGCCGACCGGCGGACCCGTCGGCTGCGGATCACGGTGTCCGGGCGGGCGGCGCTGGGCGCGGACATGCGGCAGCGGGACGAGTGGTTGGCCGGGGCGCTGGCGCGGGAGCTCAGCCCGGCGGAGCGGGCGGTGCTGGCCGAGGCCGGCGACCTTCTCGCCCGCCTCGGCGACTCCCCACCCGCGAGCGCCGACCCCTGA
- a CDS encoding AAA family ATPase, with product MHASHPFVGRGAEMGLLLDRLAAAEAGRGGVLLVSGPAGIGKTRLVEEALSRSGGGAAVGRGRCTDDRGAPPFWAWSRALRALDRAAATGLAGTLPGGVGAVEPSAVAAERFRALTTVTDALLRSAAQRPVVLVLEDLHWADAESLALLRRVAADAGDAALLVLGTHRDGLAGETAAAIADTRRNPGTEALALPPLTAREVGQYLGGDGTEAFRRTGGLPLLLAAGDDLPVVAAGMLAGLSEADRAVVEALALLGDGAGPATLAEVTGADPGPALAAARRAGLLGGHGLVFAHALLQDAVRATIPAGTARGLHQRAARALTDAEPGRAAAHWLAAGDHAAAAGCSARAAEQAGQALALDAAVAHRSDAVTALRAAGAAPAVLGAALVRQATAEFLAGRLPASLAHCEQAAAIGPPGLLAEAALVIRGVTYPEVADVVGRLCARALDTDPPAATRVRLLAQAAAMAAERGLPKEAEEQAIEALRMAERDGDPAAVLDAARARELTLLAAADAPERLRLGRLAVDRATELGQPLAGATGAGWMLRAGYELARLDVVSEAFGLLERVAGRSGQPLARWHLLRAQAARATLEGRFEAAREFNRQATEVAVATGDPTAVGLSQAYASHLTRLRGDPGELPPEFWTALANFPTMPLIRANEANLLLLHGRRDEAAAIWAELKSGLAGMVADFRWGGAVLEFAELAIAFADRETAEVLYGRIVEYADCPGTVGVPTVYFSGSPLRELGLLAATAGRPAEGIALLRRAVAANLAVRGRPMAAVGRLDLAGLLGPTAEAEGLVRQAADEFRRLDMPGPLARAGRLAGELAAARRHSDPLTAREREVADLVVRALSNREIAESLVLSERTVESHVRSILGKLGLANRTELIARRR from the coding sequence CGGGCGCTGCGGGCGCTGGACCGGGCCGCGGCCACCGGGCTGGCGGGCACGCTCCCGGGCGGGGTCGGCGCGGTGGAGCCGTCCGCGGTGGCGGCCGAGCGGTTCCGGGCGCTGACCACGGTCACCGACGCGCTGCTGCGGTCGGCGGCGCAGCGCCCGGTCGTGCTGGTCCTGGAGGATCTGCACTGGGCCGACGCCGAGTCGCTCGCCCTGCTCCGCCGGGTCGCGGCCGACGCCGGCGACGCCGCGCTGCTGGTGCTCGGCACCCACCGGGACGGGCTCGCCGGTGAGACCGCGGCCGCGATCGCCGACACCCGCCGCAACCCCGGTACGGAGGCGCTCGCGCTGCCGCCGCTGACCGCCCGCGAGGTCGGGCAGTACCTCGGCGGTGACGGCACCGAGGCGTTCCGGCGGACCGGCGGGTTGCCGCTGCTGCTGGCGGCCGGGGACGACCTGCCGGTGGTGGCGGCCGGCATGCTGGCCGGGCTGAGCGAGGCCGACCGGGCGGTGGTGGAGGCGCTGGCGCTGCTCGGCGACGGTGCCGGCCCCGCGACGCTGGCCGAGGTGACCGGTGCCGACCCCGGCCCGGCGCTGGCCGCCGCCCGGCGGGCCGGCCTGCTCGGGGGCCACGGCCTGGTCTTCGCGCACGCCCTGCTCCAGGACGCCGTCCGGGCGACGATCCCGGCCGGGACCGCCCGCGGCCTGCACCAGCGGGCCGCCCGGGCGCTGACCGACGCGGAACCGGGCCGGGCCGCCGCGCACTGGCTCGCCGCCGGCGACCACGCCGCCGCGGCCGGCTGCTCGGCCCGGGCCGCCGAGCAGGCCGGGCAGGCGCTGGCCCTGGACGCCGCGGTCGCCCACCGATCGGACGCGGTGACCGCGCTGCGAGCGGCCGGGGCCGCACCGGCGGTGCTGGGGGCCGCGCTCGTCCGGCAGGCCACGGCCGAGTTCCTGGCCGGCCGGCTGCCGGCCAGCCTGGCCCACTGTGAGCAGGCGGCCGCGATCGGTCCGCCCGGCCTGCTGGCCGAGGCCGCGCTGGTGATCCGCGGGGTGACGTACCCGGAGGTGGCCGACGTGGTCGGGCGGCTCTGCGCGCGGGCGCTGGACACGGACCCGCCGGCCGCGACCCGGGTCCGGCTGCTGGCCCAGGCCGCCGCGATGGCGGCCGAGCGCGGCCTTCCGAAGGAGGCCGAGGAGCAGGCGATCGAGGCGCTGCGGATGGCCGAGCGGGACGGCGACCCGGCCGCGGTGCTGGACGCCGCCCGGGCCCGCGAGCTCACCCTGCTCGCCGCCGCCGACGCGCCCGAGCGGCTGCGGCTCGGCCGGCTCGCGGTCGACCGCGCGACCGAGCTGGGCCAGCCGCTGGCCGGCGCGACCGGGGCCGGCTGGATGCTGCGGGCCGGCTACGAGCTGGCCCGGCTCGACGTGGTGAGCGAGGCGTTCGGGCTGCTGGAGCGGGTGGCCGGGCGCAGCGGGCAGCCGCTGGCCCGCTGGCACCTGCTGCGGGCGCAGGCGGCCCGGGCGACGCTGGAGGGCCGGTTCGAGGCGGCCCGGGAGTTCAACCGGCAGGCGACCGAGGTGGCGGTGGCGACCGGCGACCCGACCGCGGTCGGGCTGTCGCAGGCGTACGCGTCCCACCTGACCCGGCTGCGGGGTGACCCGGGCGAGCTGCCGCCGGAGTTCTGGACGGCGCTGGCGAACTTCCCGACGATGCCGCTGATCCGGGCCAACGAGGCCAACCTGCTGCTCCTGCACGGCCGCCGGGACGAGGCCGCCGCGATCTGGGCCGAGCTGAAGTCCGGGCTGGCCGGCATGGTCGCGGACTTCCGCTGGGGCGGCGCGGTGCTGGAGTTCGCCGAACTGGCGATCGCCTTCGCCGACCGGGAGACGGCCGAGGTCCTGTACGGCCGGATCGTCGAGTACGCCGACTGCCCCGGCACGGTCGGTGTCCCCACGGTGTACTTCTCCGGCTCGCCGCTGCGGGAGCTCGGGCTGCTGGCGGCCACCGCGGGCCGGCCGGCGGAGGGGATCGCGCTGCTGCGCCGGGCGGTCGCCGCCAACCTGGCCGTCCGGGGCCGGCCGATGGCGGCGGTCGGCCGGCTCGACCTGGCCGGGCTGCTCGGCCCGACGGCCGAGGCGGAGGGCCTGGTCCGGCAGGCCGCGGACGAGTTCCGGCGGCTGGACATGCCGGGCCCGCTGGCCCGGGCCGGCCGGCTCGCGGGCGAGCTCGCGGCCGCCCGGCGGCACTCCGATCCGCTCACCGCGCGGGAGCGGGAGGTCGCCGACCTCGTCGTCCGGGCGCTGTCGAACCGGGAGATCGCCGAGTCACTGGTGCTCTCGGAGCGGACCGTGGAGAGCCACGTCCGCAGCATCCTGGGCAAGCTCGGCCTCGCCAACCGCACCGAGCTCATCGCCCGCCGGCGCTAG